In Nocardia yunnanensis, one DNA window encodes the following:
- a CDS encoding phosphatidylserine decarboxylase, with protein sequence MARRPTPPGTPEQTGLAHVADLVRKAVPPLHPAGLPFVAAPLAVATLGYRRKWLRRTGLLAAAATATFFRHPHRVPPNRPGVVVAAADGEVALVDTAVPPAELGLGDAPLPRVSIFLSVLDVHVQRVPVAGLVEQVAYLKGQFLSADLPEASERNERNSMVIETASGQRVIVVQIAGLLARRIVCDAKAGDKLNIGDTYGLIRFGSRVDTYFPAGTTLLVTPGQRTIGAETVLAELDS encoded by the coding sequence GTGGCCCGCCGACCCACCCCGCCCGGCACTCCCGAACAGACCGGCCTCGCCCACGTCGCCGACCTGGTTCGCAAAGCGGTTCCACCCCTGCACCCGGCGGGTCTGCCGTTCGTGGCCGCGCCGCTGGCGGTGGCGACCCTGGGCTACCGGCGGAAGTGGTTGCGCCGCACGGGTTTGCTGGCGGCCGCGGCCACCGCGACCTTCTTCCGGCATCCGCACCGGGTGCCGCCGAACCGTCCGGGCGTGGTCGTGGCCGCCGCCGACGGTGAGGTCGCGCTCGTCGACACCGCGGTGCCGCCCGCCGAACTCGGGCTGGGCGATGCGCCGCTGCCGCGGGTGAGCATCTTCCTGTCGGTGCTGGACGTGCACGTGCAGCGGGTGCCGGTGGCCGGGCTGGTGGAGCAGGTCGCCTATCTGAAGGGCCAGTTCCTCTCGGCCGATCTGCCCGAGGCCAGCGAGCGCAACGAGCGCAACAGCATGGTCATCGAGACCGCCTCCGGACAGCGCGTGATCGTGGTGCAGATCGCCGGGCTGCTGGCGCGCCGCATCGTGTGCGACGCCAAGGCCGGCGACAAACTGAACATCGGCGACACCTACGGGCTGATCCGCTTCGGTTCGCGCGTGGACACCTACTTCCCGGCCGGCACCACCCTGCTGGTGACGCCGGGTCAGCGGACCATCGGCGCGGAAACGGTACTGGCCGAACTGGATTCATGA
- a CDS encoding SRPBCC family protein, whose amino-acid sequence MPNNLEASIDISAAPERVWSVVSDLKRIREFSPQTLRMQPLGRGVHTGTWTVNLNKAKGYVYPTTSRIVRFEPNRALAFRMNENGTVWSYTLEPTADGTRLVQRRDVPKGKLPGWLQKTIDTVFGGEQSFEGALVDGMHETLGKIKQSVER is encoded by the coding sequence TTGCCGAACAATCTCGAAGCCAGCATCGATATCTCGGCAGCGCCGGAACGGGTCTGGAGTGTCGTTTCCGATCTCAAGCGCATCCGCGAATTCAGCCCGCAGACGCTGCGCATGCAACCGCTCGGGCGCGGCGTGCACACCGGAACCTGGACGGTGAACCTCAACAAGGCCAAGGGGTACGTCTACCCGACCACCTCGCGGATCGTGCGGTTCGAACCGAACCGCGCGCTCGCCTTCCGCATGAACGAGAACGGCACCGTCTGGAGCTACACGCTCGAGCCCACCGCCGACGGCACCCGCCTCGTCCAGCGGCGCGACGTCCCGAAGGGCAAGCTGCCCGGCTGGCTGCAGAAGACGATCGACACCGTTTTCGGCGGTGAGCAGTCCTTCGAGGGCGCGCTCGTGGACGGCATGCACGAAACCCTCGGCAAGATCAAGCAATCCGTGGAGCGCTGA
- the pssA gene encoding CDP-diacylglycerol--serine O-phosphatidyltransferase → MMEQLAPAPLQRRRNRTIRLLPSMVTILGLCSGLSAVKFAMEGTLGIALALVGAAAVFDMLDGRIARMLDATTKMGAELDSLSDAIAFGVAPALVLYVTFLHADSIGWIIALMFAVCMVLRLARFNTLMDDDSRPDWQREYFTGVPAPAGALIVLLPIALSEQFHDGWWVSFPMVAVWTVLTGLLCVSTLPTLAIKSVSVAPRTAPILLVLVGLAAALLVTYPLILMMALVALYLSHIPFAVHSARWVAARPETWHHKPAERRAQRRAQRRQRPLAGRVPRVSVSTARLRLRRPGQRDRLPDRAGRR, encoded by the coding sequence ATGATGGAGCAACTCGCGCCCGCGCCGCTGCAGCGCCGCCGCAATCGCACCATCCGGCTGCTGCCCAGCATGGTGACCATTCTCGGGCTGTGCTCGGGGCTGTCGGCGGTGAAGTTCGCCATGGAGGGCACGCTGGGCATCGCGCTGGCGCTGGTCGGCGCGGCCGCGGTCTTCGACATGCTGGACGGTCGCATCGCTCGCATGCTGGACGCCACCACCAAGATGGGCGCGGAACTGGATTCGCTCTCCGACGCCATCGCCTTCGGTGTCGCGCCCGCGCTGGTGCTCTACGTGACCTTCCTGCACGCCGACAGCATCGGCTGGATCATCGCGCTGATGTTCGCGGTCTGCATGGTGTTGCGGCTGGCCCGCTTCAACACCCTGATGGACGACGACAGCCGGCCGGATTGGCAGCGCGAGTATTTCACCGGCGTGCCCGCCCCCGCGGGCGCGCTCATCGTGCTGCTGCCCATCGCGCTGTCCGAGCAGTTCCACGACGGCTGGTGGGTCAGCTTCCCGATGGTCGCGGTCTGGACCGTGCTGACCGGTCTGCTGTGCGTGAGCACCTTGCCGACGCTGGCCATCAAGTCGGTGTCGGTGGCTCCGCGCACCGCGCCGATCCTGCTGGTGCTGGTCGGCCTGGCCGCCGCGCTGCTGGTCACCTATCCGCTGATCCTGATGATGGCGCTGGTCGCGCTGTACCTGTCCCACATCCCCTTCGCCGTGCACTCGGCTCGCTGGGTGGCCGCGCGTCCGGAGACCTGGCATCACAAGCCGGCCGAGCGTCGCGCCCAGCGCCGGGCGCAGCGACGCCAGCGCCCGCTGGCCGGGCGGGTGCCGCGGGTGTCGGTGTCGACGGCTCGGCTGCGCCTGCGCCGCCCCGGCCAGCGCGACCGGCTGCCCGACCGTGCCGGGCGGCGCTGA
- a CDS encoding glutamate--cysteine ligase, translating into MAGAGIKKVPFNSSPRPTLGVEWEIALVDKRTRDLSNTAAAVFEACGDLRAWDGTPQITKELLKNTVELVSGKHDSVSEVVDELHATQDVVRREADRMGVDLFCAGTHPFAQWSTQQLTRSAHYDELIERTQWWGRQMLIWGVHVHVGISHPDKVFPILNAMLPSYPHLLALSASSPMWAGVDTGYASNRALMFQQLPTAGLPFQFENWGQFERFAHDQMKTGVFEQLGGMHWDIRPAPKWGTIEVRICDGTPSRAELAALVALIHCLVVDLDRRVESGEELPAILPPWHVQENKWRAARYGLDAIIITDADSNERLVTDDLMDLLNRLEPTAKSLGCENELALVADIPKKGASYQRQRRVAAAAQGDMVAVVDSLVRELEQ; encoded by the coding sequence ATGGCCGGGGCAGGCATCAAGAAGGTCCCCTTCAACTCATCGCCCCGGCCCACGCTCGGCGTGGAATGGGAGATCGCGCTCGTCGACAAGCGCACGCGGGACCTGTCCAACACGGCCGCAGCCGTTTTCGAGGCGTGCGGTGACCTGCGGGCGTGGGACGGCACCCCGCAGATCACCAAGGAGCTGCTGAAGAACACCGTCGAGCTGGTGTCCGGCAAGCACGACTCGGTGAGCGAGGTGGTCGACGAACTGCACGCCACCCAGGACGTCGTGCGCCGGGAGGCCGACCGCATGGGCGTCGATCTGTTCTGCGCGGGCACCCACCCGTTCGCCCAGTGGTCCACCCAACAGCTCACGCGCAGTGCGCATTACGACGAACTCATCGAGCGCACCCAGTGGTGGGGCCGCCAGATGCTGATCTGGGGCGTGCACGTGCACGTCGGAATCTCGCACCCGGACAAGGTCTTCCCGATCCTCAACGCGATGCTGCCGTCGTATCCGCACCTGCTGGCGCTGTCGGCCTCCTCGCCCATGTGGGCGGGCGTGGACACCGGCTACGCCAGCAACCGGGCGCTGATGTTCCAGCAGCTGCCCACCGCCGGACTGCCCTTCCAGTTCGAAAACTGGGGCCAGTTCGAGCGATTCGCGCACGATCAGATGAAAACCGGTGTGTTCGAACAGCTCGGCGGCATGCACTGGGACATCCGGCCCGCACCCAAATGGGGCACCATCGAGGTCCGCATCTGCGACGGCACTCCCTCCCGGGCCGAACTGGCCGCCCTCGTCGCCCTCATCCACTGCCTCGTCGTCGATCTCGATCGCCGGGTGGAATCGGGGGAGGAGCTGCCCGCCATCCTGCCACCCTGGCATGTGCAGGAAAACAAGTGGCGCGCAGCGCGTTACGGGCTGGACGCCATCATCATCACCGACGCCGACAGCAACGAGCGCCTCGTCACCGACGACCTGATGGATCTGCTCAACCGGCTCGAACCGACCGCCAAGAGCCTCGGCTGCGAGAACGAACTGGCGCTGGTCGCCGACATTCCGAAGAAGGGCGCGTCGTATCAGCGGCAGCGCCGGGTGGCCGCGGCCGCCCAGGGCGATATGGTGGCAGTCGTCGACTCGCTGGTGCGTGAACTCGAACAGTGA
- a CDS encoding SIMPL domain-containing protein produces MRRLTALCAATAGVALLLTGCGSSNSGDRTVTVTGTGKVQGTPDVLNADLGTEVSAADVSAAVDQANSQAKAITDAMVTAGAKREDVKTSDLSVQPTYGPDGHSITGYRATNSMHVAVRELPKASAILAAAVQAGGNDTRISSVAFGLEDNTKLLSDARARAFDDAKSRAQQYADLSGLKLKTVKTISENGSGTTPTPTPMYRDAVPGAAPNINLEPGQQTVTFEVTVAWDMG; encoded by the coding sequence ATGCGACGACTCACTGCGCTCTGCGCCGCGACCGCCGGTGTCGCGCTGCTGCTGACCGGCTGCGGCAGTTCGAACTCCGGCGATCGCACGGTCACCGTCACCGGAACCGGGAAGGTGCAGGGCACCCCGGACGTGCTCAATGCCGATCTCGGCACCGAGGTGAGCGCGGCCGATGTGTCCGCGGCCGTCGATCAGGCCAACAGCCAGGCCAAGGCGATCACCGACGCCATGGTCACCGCGGGCGCCAAGCGCGAGGACGTCAAGACCAGTGATCTGTCCGTGCAGCCGACCTACGGGCCGGATGGGCACAGCATCACCGGGTATCGCGCCACCAATTCGATGCACGTGGCCGTGCGGGAGCTGCCGAAGGCGTCGGCGATTCTCGCGGCCGCGGTACAGGCCGGCGGCAACGACACCCGCATCAGCTCGGTGGCGTTCGGGTTGGAGGACAACACCAAGTTGCTCTCGGATGCCCGTGCCCGCGCCTTCGACGACGCCAAGTCCCGCGCCCAGCAGTACGCGGACCTGTCGGGGCTGAAGTTGAAGACGGTCAAGACCATCAGCGAGAACGGCAGCGGGACGACCCCCACCCCGACACCGATGTACCGCGATGCCGTGCCCGGCGCCGCCCCCAACATCAACCTCGAACCCGGCCAGCAGACGGTCACTTTCGAGGTGACCGTCGCCTGGGACATGGGGTAG
- a CDS encoding phosphatase PAP2 family protein: MLLDDPRSRYGGAERRPGTWTPSPRARLIAVLAVGAAALLALQFVAARHHFTGPLESIWDDFTGNAKSFTVPWAGLGLALIGLSWRRRGLAVAAAFGIDLVYQGIRTLSGGPLAMGNGPVLVLLAILGLAWFRWQGAERGNALHAGALGMLLVLSSKVADVWLGITVLAGPRVLDEHIVLVDHALGDPSWMLGQLLAWLGPVASAVLHWVYIELPLGAMIVTVWQLRDVVRTGAWPRHYLVRTFLVLGLIGPIFYIVFPVVGPMFAFGADGHAFSLGAYWPNVVPPVDLSPGSIAFDHYTPRNCMPSLHTAWALSIFIHSRRDPFTGAPAPVWLRWGGAFWLVATLAATLGFGYHYGADLVAGAVLCLTVESALRAPERGWDRTRLRLVGAGAALFAGLLLSYRYLSVWFAEHPMPAGMIVLGLLAAYVTAFYRTWFAQLPIQAPALETAARA; the protein is encoded by the coding sequence ATGCTGCTCGACGACCCGCGCTCCCGATACGGCGGTGCCGAACGCCGCCCGGGAACGTGGACCCCGTCGCCGCGCGCCCGCCTGATCGCCGTCCTGGCCGTCGGGGCGGCCGCCCTGCTCGCCCTCCAATTCGTCGCTGCCCGGCACCATTTCACCGGGCCGCTCGAAAGCATCTGGGACGACTTCACCGGCAACGCCAAATCCTTCACCGTGCCCTGGGCGGGCCTGGGGCTCGCGCTCATCGGCCTGTCCTGGCGGCGGCGCGGCCTCGCGGTCGCCGCGGCCTTCGGCATCGACCTTGTCTACCAAGGGATCCGGACGCTCAGCGGTGGTCCGCTGGCCATGGGCAACGGGCCGGTTCTGGTGCTGCTCGCCATCCTGGGCCTGGCCTGGTTCCGATGGCAAGGCGCGGAACGCGGCAACGCGCTGCACGCCGGCGCGCTCGGCATGCTGCTGGTGCTCTCCAGCAAGGTCGCCGACGTCTGGCTCGGCATCACCGTGCTGGCCGGACCCCGGGTTCTCGACGAGCACATCGTGCTCGTCGATCACGCGCTCGGCGATCCGTCCTGGATGCTGGGCCAGCTGCTGGCGTGGCTGGGCCCCGTCGCCTCGGCGGTGCTGCACTGGGTCTACATCGAACTGCCGCTCGGCGCGATGATCGTGACCGTCTGGCAGTTGCGCGATGTGGTGCGGACCGGGGCGTGGCCGCGGCACTATCTGGTGCGCACCTTCCTGGTGCTCGGGTTGATCGGGCCGATCTTCTACATCGTGTTCCCCGTCGTCGGGCCGATGTTCGCCTTCGGCGCGGACGGGCACGCCTTCTCCCTCGGCGCGTACTGGCCCAATGTCGTACCGCCGGTGGATCTCTCGCCCGGCAGCATCGCCTTCGACCACTACACGCCGCGCAACTGCATGCCGTCGCTGCACACCGCGTGGGCGCTGTCGATCTTCATCCACTCCCGCCGCGACCCGTTCACCGGCGCGCCCGCACCGGTGTGGCTGCGCTGGGGCGGCGCCTTCTGGCTCGTCGCCACCCTCGCGGCCACCCTCGGCTTCGGTTACCACTACGGCGCGGACCTGGTCGCGGGCGCGGTGCTGTGCCTGACCGTCGAATCCGCCCTGCGCGCACCGGAACGCGGCTGGGACCGCACCCGGCTGCGGCTCGTCGGCGCGGGCGCGGCGCTGTTCGCCGGGCTGCTGCTGTCCTACCGGTACCTGTCGGTCTGGTTCGCCGAACACCCGATGCCGGCCGGGATGATCGTGCTCGGGCTGCTCGCCGCCTATGTGACCGCGTTCTATCGGACCTGGTTCGCGCAGTTGCCGATCCAGGCGCCCGCACTCGAAACCGCCGCTCGCGCCTGA
- a CDS encoding FAD-dependent oxidoreductase translates to MTSPAAAKPAILSVDDDPGVSRAVVRDLRRRYGADYRILRAESGADALEALREMKLRGQPVAVLIADYRMPGMNGVEFLEQAMDLHPWARRVLLTAYADTNAAIEAINVVDLDHYLLKPWDPPEEKLYPVIDALLEAWRGDEHKPVTETKVVGHRWSARCSEVREFLARNQLPYRWYQVDEPEGARLLTAANATEDQCPVIINSTGDVLIMPTDAQLAEGVGLNTDASSDFYDLIVVGGGPAGLGAAVYGASEGLRTVLVERTATGGQAGQSSRIENYLGFPDGVSGAQLADRARRQAVKFGAELITAREVVALEACGAARVVKFADGGSVAAHSVLIATGVNYRHHPAPGVDEYTGRGVYYGSAMTEASDCAEKDVYIVGGANSAGQAAVFLSRRAATVHILVRGESLESSMSHYLIQQIEQIPNIKVHTRTEVTAADGDDHLERIVLRNNETGAEEKVDAERLFLFIGAAPETDWLDGMVKRDEAGYVLAGPDLMVDGEKPAGWELPRPPQHLETSVPGVFVAGDVRSESAKRVASAVGEGAMAVMLVHRWLAKQ, encoded by the coding sequence GTGACTTCACCAGCAGCCGCGAAGCCGGCCATTCTCAGCGTCGACGACGACCCTGGCGTCTCGCGCGCGGTCGTGCGGGACTTGCGCCGCCGGTACGGGGCGGACTACCGGATTCTGCGTGCGGAGTCCGGTGCGGATGCGCTCGAAGCGCTCCGGGAGATGAAATTGCGCGGCCAGCCGGTCGCGGTGCTGATCGCCGATTACCGGATGCCCGGGATGAACGGCGTCGAATTCCTCGAGCAGGCCATGGACCTGCACCCGTGGGCGCGGCGCGTGCTGCTGACCGCCTACGCCGACACCAATGCGGCCATCGAGGCCATCAATGTGGTCGATCTCGACCATTACCTGCTCAAGCCGTGGGATCCGCCGGAGGAGAAGCTCTATCCGGTCATCGACGCCCTGCTGGAGGCGTGGCGCGGTGACGAGCACAAGCCGGTGACCGAGACCAAGGTGGTGGGCCACCGCTGGTCGGCGCGCTGTTCGGAGGTGCGAGAGTTCCTGGCGCGCAACCAGTTGCCGTATCGCTGGTATCAGGTCGACGAGCCCGAGGGCGCGCGCCTGCTGACCGCCGCGAACGCCACCGAGGACCAGTGCCCGGTGATCATCAACTCCACCGGCGACGTGCTGATCATGCCGACCGACGCGCAGCTGGCCGAGGGCGTCGGCCTCAATACCGATGCCTCCAGCGACTTCTACGACCTGATCGTGGTCGGCGGCGGCCCGGCCGGTCTCGGCGCGGCGGTTTACGGCGCGTCGGAGGGTTTGCGCACCGTACTGGTGGAACGCACCGCCACCGGCGGGCAGGCCGGGCAGAGCTCCCGCATCGAGAACTACCTGGGCTTCCCGGACGGGGTCTCGGGCGCGCAGCTCGCCGACCGGGCACGGCGGCAGGCCGTGAAGTTCGGGGCCGAGCTCATCACCGCGCGCGAGGTGGTGGCGCTCGAGGCGTGCGGTGCGGCGCGGGTGGTCAAATTCGCCGACGGCGGCAGCGTCGCGGCGCATTCGGTGCTCATCGCCACCGGCGTCAACTACCGCCACCACCCCGCCCCCGGCGTCGACGAGTACACCGGGCGCGGCGTCTACTACGGCTCGGCCATGACCGAGGCCAGCGACTGCGCGGAGAAGGACGTCTACATCGTGGGCGGCGCGAATTCGGCGGGCCAGGCAGCGGTGTTCCTGTCCCGGCGCGCCGCCACCGTGCACATCCTGGTGCGCGGCGAATCGCTGGAATCGTCCATGTCGCACTATCTGATTCAGCAGATCGAGCAGATCCCCAACATCAAGGTCCACACCCGCACCGAGGTGACCGCCGCCGACGGCGACGACCACCTGGAGCGGATCGTGCTCCGCAACAACGAGACCGGCGCGGAAGAAAAGGTGGACGCCGAACGGTTGTTCCTGTTCATCGGAGCGGCCCCGGAAACCGACTGGCTCGACGGCATGGTCAAACGTGACGAGGCGGGCTATGTGCTGGCCGGACCGGACCTGATGGTGGACGGCGAAAAGCCCGCGGGCTGGGAGCTGCCGCGTCCGCCACAGCATCTCGAGACCAGCGTGCCCGGCGTGTTCGTGGCCGGTGACGTGCGTTCGGAATCCGCCAAGCGGGTCGCCTCGGCGGTCGGCGAGGGCGCGATGGCCGTCATGCTGGTGCACCGCTGGCTCGCGAAACAGTAG
- a CDS encoding AAA family ATPase: MPEIKLTARRNTSGGDARWGLVRLHPEVLMALGLRPGDGVTLTGGRRTTAVVGQFKPTQGHGSGVALLDEVTLANAKVRDGGDVTVAPATVSDARMVAVTGSDLAMSYISESTIRQALLGKIVTVGDSVTLLPRDLLPGDNPAAARLALKGIGIAWTSEVLKVTVTDPRSGPVTIRPSTAVVLGTATDATDTPMDLLDDATRPNPVVTPAPSVHAAPLRSAVAVADLAGVQSQAAKLTEWLQLSLDEPKLLKALGASPHLGALITGPAGVGKATLARAVAGQRRLVVLDGPAIGSLESGSRLLEVSNRVTEICSGAGGILLITDIDALLPDTPEPVATLILDQLRCAVARPAVAVLATTSNAVGIDRRLRSPELFDREVSLPLPTAAVRTALLERLLRDIPADGLKLDEIAARTPGFVVSDLAALLREAALRAAGRASREESDPLLRQEDLIGALDVIRPLSRSGSEELAIGHSSLDDVGGMDETKQALTEAVLWPLQHPDSFARLGIEPPRGVLLYGPPGCGKTFLVRALAGSGQLSVHSVKGAELLDKWVGSSERAVRELFQRARDSAPSLIFLDEIDALAPRRGQANDAGVTDRVVAALLTELDGAEPLRDVVVIGATNRPELIDPAVLRPGRLEKLVFVPPPDAAARADILRTLVRKTRATVPALTPDAKLRKVAKELEGYSAADCTALLREAALAAMRRDIDAGEITSADLTAARAAVRPSLDPIQVESLRRYAEQRAASGPAGDSPGYV, translated from the coding sequence GTGCCGGAAATCAAGCTGACCGCTCGCCGGAATACCTCGGGCGGGGACGCCCGCTGGGGATTGGTGCGCCTGCATCCGGAAGTCCTGATGGCGCTGGGTCTGCGCCCGGGTGACGGGGTCACGCTGACCGGCGGCCGCCGCACCACCGCCGTGGTCGGGCAGTTCAAACCGACCCAGGGCCACGGCAGCGGCGTCGCCCTGCTGGACGAGGTGACGCTGGCCAACGCGAAGGTGCGCGACGGCGGCGATGTCACCGTCGCACCCGCGACCGTCTCCGATGCCCGCATGGTCGCGGTGACCGGTTCGGACCTCGCGATGAGCTACATCTCCGAGTCGACCATCCGGCAGGCCCTGCTCGGCAAGATCGTGACCGTCGGCGACAGCGTGACCCTGCTGCCCCGTGATCTGCTGCCCGGCGACAATCCGGCCGCCGCGCGACTCGCCTTGAAGGGCATCGGAATCGCGTGGACCTCCGAGGTCTTGAAGGTGACCGTCACCGATCCGCGTTCCGGCCCGGTGACGATCCGCCCGAGCACCGCGGTGGTGCTGGGCACGGCCACCGACGCCACCGACACCCCGATGGATCTGCTCGACGACGCGACCCGGCCCAATCCGGTGGTGACTCCGGCGCCGTCGGTGCACGCCGCGCCCCTCCGGTCCGCGGTGGCGGTCGCGGATCTGGCCGGGGTGCAGTCCCAGGCGGCCAAGCTGACCGAGTGGCTGCAACTCTCGCTCGACGAGCCGAAACTGCTGAAAGCCCTTGGTGCGTCACCACATCTGGGTGCGCTGATCACCGGCCCGGCCGGCGTCGGCAAGGCGACGCTGGCGCGCGCGGTGGCCGGTCAGCGGCGGCTGGTGGTGCTCGACGGGCCCGCGATCGGTTCGCTGGAGAGCGGCAGCCGGCTGCTGGAGGTCTCCAATCGGGTGACCGAGATCTGTTCCGGCGCGGGCGGCATCCTGCTGATCACCGATATCGACGCGCTGCTGCCCGATACCCCGGAACCGGTGGCCACACTGATCCTGGATCAATTGCGTTGTGCGGTGGCGCGTCCCGCCGTCGCGGTGCTGGCGACCACCTCGAACGCGGTGGGCATCGACCGCCGGCTGCGATCGCCGGAGCTGTTCGACCGGGAGGTGTCGCTGCCGCTGCCGACCGCCGCGGTGCGCACCGCGCTACTGGAGCGGCTGCTGCGCGACATCCCGGCCGACGGGCTGAAACTCGACGAGATCGCGGCGCGCACACCGGGATTCGTGGTGTCGGATCTGGCGGCGCTGCTGCGTGAGGCGGCATTGCGGGCCGCGGGCCGCGCCAGCCGGGAGGAGTCGGATCCGCTGCTGCGGCAGGAAGATCTGATCGGCGCGCTGGACGTGATCCGGCCGCTGTCGCGGTCGGGTTCCGAGGAACTGGCCATCGGCCACTCCAGTCTCGACGATGTCGGCGGCATGGACGAGACCAAACAGGCCCTGACCGAGGCGGTGCTGTGGCCGCTGCAGCATCCGGATTCGTTCGCGCGGCTGGGCATCGAGCCGCCGCGCGGGGTGCTGCTGTACGGGCCGCCGGGCTGCGGCAAGACCTTTCTGGTGCGGGCGCTGGCCGGTTCGGGACAGCTGAGCGTGCACTCGGTGAAGGGTGCGGAGCTGCTGGACAAATGGGTCGGCTCGTCCGAGCGGGCGGTTCGCGAATTGTTCCAGCGGGCACGGGATTCCGCGCCCTCGCTGATCTTCCTGGACGAGATCGACGCGCTCGCACCGCGACGCGGGCAGGCCAATGACGCCGGGGTGACCGATCGGGTGGTCGCCGCGCTGCTGACCGAACTCGACGGTGCGGAGCCGCTGCGCGATGTGGTGGTGATCGGCGCGACCAACCGGCCGGAGTTGATCGATCCCGCGGTCCTGCGGCCCGGGCGGCTGGAAAAGCTGGTCTTCGTGCCGCCGCCGGACGCCGCGGCGCGCGCGGACATCTTGCGCACCCTGGTGCGCAAGACCCGCGCCACTGTCCCGGCCCTGACCCCGGATGCCAAGCTGCGCAAGGTGGCCAAGGAGTTGGAGGGCTACTCGGCGGCCGACTGCACGGCGCTGCTGCGCGAGGCGGCGCTGGCGGCCATGCGCCGCGATATCGATGCCGGGGAGATCACTTCGGCGGATCTGACGGCCGCGCGGGCGGCGGTCCGGCCCTCGCTGGATCCGATTCAGGTGGAGTCGCTGCGCCGCTACGCCGAGCAGCGGGCGGCGTCGGGTCCGGCGGGGGACTCGCCGGGGTATGTCTGA
- a CDS encoding beta-ketoacyl-ACP synthase III, with product MAARIASISGAEHTAMLGLGVYRPERIVTNEEVAGPIDSSDEWIRTRSGIRTRRFASPAETIISMSAAAARDAIDAAEIDPGTIDCVIVATSTWLLLTPAAAPQIATELGLKNVAAFDVSAGCAGFCHAVALASDLVKGGTARNALVIGVERLTDTINPKDRGTAFLFADGAGAVVIGPSDEPGIGPTVWGSDGTQHHAIRQDKDWMEFFREIDEHGLDAVRPYLAMEGTAVFRWAAHSLEQVCLDAIERAGLTPDDLDAMVPHQANGRIIEIMARVLKLPESCALANDIEETGNTSAASVPLAMEAMMRKGDAKPGGTALLIAFGAGLSYAAQVVQLPNWK from the coding sequence ATGGCTGCTCGAATTGCCTCGATCAGCGGGGCAGAGCACACGGCAATGCTCGGGCTCGGCGTGTACCGGCCGGAGCGCATCGTCACCAACGAAGAGGTCGCCGGACCCATCGATTCCAGCGACGAATGGATCCGGACCCGCTCCGGCATCCGCACCCGCCGCTTCGCCTCCCCCGCGGAGACGATCATCAGCATGAGCGCCGCGGCCGCCCGCGACGCCATCGACGCCGCGGAGATCGATCCCGGCACCATCGACTGCGTCATCGTCGCCACCTCCACCTGGCTGCTGCTCACGCCCGCCGCGGCCCCGCAGATCGCCACCGAACTCGGCCTGAAAAACGTTGCCGCCTTCGATGTTTCGGCCGGCTGCGCGGGCTTCTGCCACGCCGTGGCGCTGGCCTCGGATCTGGTCAAGGGCGGCACCGCGCGCAATGCGCTGGTCATCGGCGTGGAACGGCTGACCGACACCATCAACCCCAAGGATCGCGGCACCGCCTTCCTGTTCGCCGACGGCGCGGGCGCGGTGGTCATCGGCCCGTCCGACGAACCCGGCATCGGCCCCACCGTCTGGGGTTCGGACGGCACCCAGCACCACGCCATCCGCCAGGACAAGGACTGGATGGAGTTCTTCCGGGAGATCGACGAACACGGCCTCGACGCCGTCCGCCCGTATCTCGCCATGGAGGGCACGGCCGTATTCCGCTGGGCCGCACACTCTTTGGAACAGGTCTGCCTCGACGCCATCGAACGCGCCGGCCTCACCCCCGACGACCTCGACGCCATGGTCCCGCACCAGGCCAACGGCCGCATCATCGAGATCATGGCCCGGGTGCTGAAACTCCCCGAGAGCTGCGCGCTGGCCAACGACATCGAGGAGACCGGCAATACCTCCGCCGCCTCGGTGCCGCTGGCCATGGAGGCCATGATGCGCAAGGGCGACGCCAAACCCGGCGGCACCGCCCTGCTCATCGCCTTCGGCGCCGGCCTGTCCTACGCGGCCCAGGTGGTCCAGCTCCCGAACTGGAAGTAG